The following DNA comes from Camelina sativa cultivar DH55 chromosome 14, Cs, whole genome shotgun sequence.
GATAAGTTAACTCTTCTCTTACTTCCACACTGTTATTTCAGATAGAAGAAACAGATTATCCTTTTGACATGGCAACGGTAACGTTTTCGTCTTGTATTCTTGATTTCTTGCGTATTTACCTGTTTGATATGTAAAGTTCACTTGTTGGATGGTGTTCAGGAATCTGAAGCAGTTAACGATAAATTAAAAGGCTTGCCTCAGGGAATCATACAGCCTAGATCAGATCTTGAGTTAAAGCCTCTCTGGTCAAGAAGTAGTGTGAGGTCAAAGGTTAGAGCTTTTGCATCAAGATTTCACGGCATATGTAATCGAATGTTTCTGTAGCTAGAGGAGTTTCTGATGTCTTGTTGTGGTTATAAACACAGGGTGTCGAAATGACTAACCGTAACTTGTTGGCAATACCCGTAGGAATTAAGCAAAAGGGTAATGTTGACGCTCTTGTAAAGAAGGTATTGGAATCTTTGCTTAAGTTGATCTAATCCCAGGCATTGAAGAACAGATAGAGGTTTCCTCTTAACATAAAAGCTCTTGTGTCTCAGTTTCTTCCGGCGAATTTCACCATTGTTCTTTTCCATTACGATGGGAATACGGATAAATGGCGGGATCTGGAGTGGAGTTCAAAAGCCATTCATATAGTTGCACAAAACCAGACTAAATGGTAGTTATCTtcatcattctctcttctcCATTGTTCTGCTTCCTCATTTGATGCATCCATCTCCTGAAGAAGATAACATAGAAACAATGTTAAGATGTTCAACTGTGTAACATTGGTTTATGAATTTTCATCTCTTGATTTTAGGTGGTTTGCGAAACGATTTCTCCATCCGGATGTTGTATCGatttatgattatatttttctttgggACGAGGATCTTGGAGTAGAGAACTTCAATCCAGAGaggttaaatttgtttttcctaacCTACTCTATAGTCCTTTTACTACAAGGAATCATGAGCGTTACAAAACTAAGTGACACTATTTTTCTGCAGGTATTTGAAGATAGTTAAATCAGTGGGACTGGAGATATCTCAACCTGCTTTGGACCATAACTCGACTGAAATACACCATAAGATCACACTCCGTTCTAGGACAAAGAAATTTCACAGGTTAAAGATTTTCGTTTAGGAGAGTGttggttctttttgttttcaatgcaTTTGGTACTTATCATCAACATGATGTTTAAAAAACGCAGGAGAGTTTACATCAACAGAGGCACTAAAAGGTGTTCTAATACGAGCGCAGATCCTCCTTGCACAGGGTATTGTTTTGGTTGGCCATGGAATAAACATTGTTGgctatatacagtatatattgATACATTTggctctgtttcctctgtttgtaGATTCGTTGAAGGAATGGCTCCGGTGTTTTCGAAAGCTGCTTGGTTTTGCACTTGGAATCTTATACAGGTAAGTTTTCACCTGCGGTGGTTTATCTAGAGATTTACTTGACCCTTTAGTAATTTTTCATTTGCGGACATTTTggcttttggtttttgtagaATGATTTGGTTCATGGATGGGGAATGGATATGAAACTAGGCTATTGCGCACAGGTAATCTTGACCACAACTCTCATTCATGATCTTTTTGCAATGAACAAACTAGTCCTTGTAGCTCTAAGAGCTCAGTTCTAGTTCTGAAATATGCATAGTTTGGCTTTTCTTATCCTATTGTCTTGATCCGGTTTGAATGCTGTGTAGGGAGACCGGACGAAAAACGTAGGGATTGTGGATAGCGAGTATATCTTTCACCAAGGCATTCAAACTTTAGGTGAAAGTGTTCATTCTGAGAAGAAGGTATAATCTTTAGCAAGTGAATATATAAAAAGCACTTGTTTTGATCCGGACgaccaaacattttttttatataaccgttgttttataatatttggcAGACCACAGCTCGTGATGTTGGCACCAAGGTAAGTCTTATAGACGCAAAAACATTCTCCATTTCCAATTCTTTTGGTCTAGAACTAAAAGAGAGCTCACTCACCTTTATGATATTCTTTTTCGTCGTTATTTACAGAGACAAGGCCATACAACCTTTGATTCAAGAACTGAGGTGAGTTAACAGACTTTATTCTCTATCAAGTCTATGTGTTCAATAAACTGGAAAGACTTGAGCATCTTTGTGTCGTTTGGCGAAACGAGTAGATAAGGAGACAATCGACGTGGGAGCTTCAAACTTTTAAAGAAAGATGGAACAGAGCGGTTGACGAAGACAAGAACTGGATAGATCCGTCGGCATCAAGCTCGATGACGACGAAAAGGAAGAGTAACGGTTATAACAGAAGATTAAGGCGTGGTGGTAATAGTCACCGAGTAAAGCATAAGAGAAG
Coding sequences within:
- the LOC104739751 gene encoding uncharacterized protein LOC104739751 isoform X1 codes for the protein MEHGLPSMKSIKSLKSLVKKRTNGQEVSKSGWKMKPFIALMCTALLIFWYKTTNIQFEQTEIEETDYPFDMATESEAVNDKLKGLPQGIIQPRSDLELKPLWSRSSVRSKGVEMTNRNLLAIPVGIKQKGNVDALVKKFLPANFTIVLFHYDGNTDKWRDLEWSSKAIHIVAQNQTKWWFAKRFLHPDVVSIYDYIFLWDEDLGVENFNPERYLKIVKSVGLEISQPALDHNSTEIHHKITLRSRTKKFHRRVYINRGTKRCSNTSADPPCTGFVEGMAPVFSKAAWFCTWNLIQNDLVHGWGMDMKLGYCAQGDRTKNVGIVDSEYIFHQGIQTLGESVHSEKKTTARDVGTKRQGHTTFDSRTEIRRQSTWELQTFKERWNRAVDEDKNWIDPSASSSMTTKRKSNGYNRRLRRGGNSHRVKHKRSQETSTTTTTHK
- the LOC104739751 gene encoding uncharacterized protein LOC104739751 isoform X2; protein product: MEHGLPSMKSIKSLKSLVKKRTNGQEVSKSGWKMKPFIALMCTALLIFWYKTTNIQFEQTEIEETDYPFDMESEAVNDKLKGLPQGIIQPRSDLELKPLWSRSSVRSKGVEMTNRNLLAIPVGIKQKGNVDALVKKFLPANFTIVLFHYDGNTDKWRDLEWSSKAIHIVAQNQTKWWFAKRFLHPDVVSIYDYIFLWDEDLGVENFNPERYLKIVKSVGLEISQPALDHNSTEIHHKITLRSRTKKFHRRVYINRGTKRCSNTSADPPCTGFVEGMAPVFSKAAWFCTWNLIQNDLVHGWGMDMKLGYCAQGDRTKNVGIVDSEYIFHQGIQTLGESVHSEKKTTARDVGTKRQGHTTFDSRTEIRRQSTWELQTFKERWNRAVDEDKNWIDPSASSSMTTKRKSNGYNRRLRRGGNSHRVKHKRSQETSTTTTTHK
- the LOC104739751 gene encoding uncharacterized protein LOC104739751 isoform X3; its protein translation is MKPFIALMCTALLIFWYKTTNIQFEQTEIEETDYPFDMATESEAVNDKLKGLPQGIIQPRSDLELKPLWSRSSVRSKGVEMTNRNLLAIPVGIKQKGNVDALVKKFLPANFTIVLFHYDGNTDKWRDLEWSSKAIHIVAQNQTKWWFAKRFLHPDVVSIYDYIFLWDEDLGVENFNPERYLKIVKSVGLEISQPALDHNSTEIHHKITLRSRTKKFHRRVYINRGTKRCSNTSADPPCTGFVEGMAPVFSKAAWFCTWNLIQNDLVHGWGMDMKLGYCAQGDRTKNVGIVDSEYIFHQGIQTLGESVHSEKKTTARDVGTKRQGHTTFDSRTEIRRQSTWELQTFKERWNRAVDEDKNWIDPSASSSMTTKRKSNGYNRRLRRGGNSHRVKHKRSQETSTTTTTHK
- the LOC104739751 gene encoding uncharacterized protein LOC104739751 isoform X4 produces the protein MKPFIALMCTALLIFWYKTTNIQFEQTEIEETDYPFDMESEAVNDKLKGLPQGIIQPRSDLELKPLWSRSSVRSKGVEMTNRNLLAIPVGIKQKGNVDALVKKFLPANFTIVLFHYDGNTDKWRDLEWSSKAIHIVAQNQTKWWFAKRFLHPDVVSIYDYIFLWDEDLGVENFNPERYLKIVKSVGLEISQPALDHNSTEIHHKITLRSRTKKFHRRVYINRGTKRCSNTSADPPCTGFVEGMAPVFSKAAWFCTWNLIQNDLVHGWGMDMKLGYCAQGDRTKNVGIVDSEYIFHQGIQTLGESVHSEKKTTARDVGTKRQGHTTFDSRTEIRRQSTWELQTFKERWNRAVDEDKNWIDPSASSSMTTKRKSNGYNRRLRRGGNSHRVKHKRSQETSTTTTTHK